The DNA region ttttggCCAACATTATCATGATATTCAAGCAGAAGCTACAGAGGAGATGAACCCCCTTACAAGGTCACAGAGAAACAGTTACTGTGATTTCTGCCTCTGTTGCTGAACATTAAGTTCCCAGGACTATCTGCACTAGAAGTGCAAATTTAAGAGCTGTTCACAGGTGACCACAGAGTCACCTACTGCGCTGGGATGAAAGGTCAAGAGGAGCAGTGAAATCTCAGGGTTACCTGGGATAGTAAGCTGTGTAGTTCATGTaaagctgagcagcctgggctgggtaGTAGGTAACAgttggaggagcagctgcagaggccTGGGGCGTCCTGGTGGATGGCAGGAGGGCTTGTGGCTGGTAAagggctgctgcctctgctgggatCACAGCTGCTGTTTGGAAAGCAGCATAAGCTGGTGGAGAAAGACCTAAAACCAAACCAGGACACAGCAACAAAAAGCAATCAGAATGGAGAACTCTCAGATGAGTAACCCCTCTCCTACAGCAGTGTGATTAAAACCATCTGGGCATGATTGATGAACACTTGAGCAAAGGCTGCTCTCTAGCCTCTCCCCTGGAGACCTTTGCTACATTGCCACGAATAACAACTGGAGCATTTGGAATGAGTAATTCCTAAAAGTTCACAGCTCCTAGATCTGAGCAGCCTTGTCTATATGTAAATGGAAAGTAGGGAACTTCAGAGTTAATAAAAGAAAGCATCAAGCCATGTGCATAGAGAAAGCAGGCGTGCACACCAACACACCCTGGTGTTTTCTAACAGAAGTCGTACTCTGTGGGACAAAAGCACCATAATAGTGCTTGGGCATCCACATGGATGCACACACGGGCATCCATAACTACTGACCATGAGACTTCCTGAGActtcaaaaagtatttttaggaTGTATCAAATGGAAGGGAGAATACCCCACTAGATCACTAGTCTGATGTGTTTTGATGAACAAATACCTAATTCATACAGGAACAATAAACTTGGCTTGGTGTGCAGTCAAATTGGTTTTATATACTATATTTGGCAACTTTTTACTATTTTGCAAATACACATCAGTATCTGCTTTGTGATTTGGTAGTGAGACTAATTAGGACCATACAGTAAAATTCCATTATAGCTCCTCAGTAAGGTTCATTgtaatcttaaaataaaaaaattagaagccATCCAACTTCACCACTCTATGGTTTGTTAGTATGTCATCCCAGTGggtgtttttcttcaaaaataagcCCAAAGAGTACCTTCTCAATGCTCTGAGGCAAGATAGCAAGAGCACTCATCGGCAGCTGGAATATAGAACTTCTCCCCGTTTTAAAAATCCCTCTCATTCCAAGTAGGTTTCACTACAGGCAAGTCTACTGCAGAGCTCAGAAGAACAGTACACCCATAAAAAGCAAAGTGTGCAACAATTTCATTGGCAAGGCCTTGCTGCCCTCTACTCACCACcgaaaatacaataaaaatgccTCTGATCAGTCCCATTATTGCCCAGAGGGAACAATTCCAATCTTAGCATGTACACAGATGGATGATTATTGATCATGGCAAAACCCGAGTCAAAAGGTGAAAGGCCACAAAGCTTCAGCACCTACCACATATCAGCCTttagcagcagagagcagaagaaTTGGAGACTTACATGGTAACTTACATGGCGGTGGGGATAAGCCACTACGATTTAAAGTGCCACCCATTAAAACAAAGTTCATCTCCTCTCCAGAACACTGGAATACTTCCACATAACGGTCCTTCATCAtttttttgtgacatttttgAGCCACCATAAAGGCTTTGTCAGCAGATTTCATTTGGATAAAAGCATCGCCTGACGGTCGTCCCTAGGGGAGGCGGGAAGTAATTGTAGGTCAATCTGTTATGAAATCACCCAGATcacaagaaatgcagaaaggaCCAAGATCAAACATCAACTGAAAGCCTGTATCGTTATTCCTTTTCTGGCATGAGTGACTCACAACTCAACAATTCTATCTGGGAGCAGAAAAATCAAGACTCATGCAACAAGTGCCCAGTGAACACAATGCTACTTCAGtcctctgcagagagaaaaagaatcatgtagcatggaaaaaaattttgaGGTCTCTTATCCAAAAGCTGTTCAAAGCAAGACTAACTTTCAATTTACGTCAGGCCACTCATGGCCTTCTCCACTTGAAATTTGAGCATCTCCAGGGGTGAAGGTTCCATATCACCTCTGGGAATCTGTTCAGGTGCTTAGCTAATTTCTcattgtgattttattttttctcatttccatcaACTGGAATGGGGTTTTTGGATTAGTTTATTCACATTGTCTCTTATTCTTTTGCTGTGAAGCCGTAGGAAGAGCCTGGCTTTGCCTCCCCTACAACTACTTTCAAGGTAATAGCCCAAAAGCATGAAGTTACAGATCCTTTGGTAAAATCCATAGCTGCATTGGAGGTTGATTTCCAAGTCTGATTTTCTGCAATCATACAGATATACCTGTctgtataaaatacaaaaaacttccttaaccaaaaaaatatacacacacaaaatgcCCCCCCTAAAAAAATATAGTAGATCtctcatttggtttttttaatacctcAGTATTTCTGTCATGAAGAACTTACTTTTAACACAAGACAAGAGGGAAAATATATCTCTATGATCACATCATTAAAATACACCCAAACCATGATTTTTAATTATCAACTCTCTTTAAAGCCTGAGCAACTGCTAATCAAGTTAGAAAAACCTCATTTTGACACAAAGGGCACTCAACACAGCAGGAACTCTgaagctggcagagcagctaTGCCATCTAAAGGAGAAATTTATGTTGTGTATCTCAAGCCTCTGGCTGAAAACAGCCTCCAGGATAAGGTTATCACTCAAAGAACAAGCTTCATCTTCCCCAGGCTGatgcatatatacatacagagagagaaaagcaagggTGTATGtaaaaggggaagagaaatgaGGCAAAGACAGATGAAGAGAACATTGTATTTTCCCAAGGTTGGAGAAGACTAAAGCCAAGATCAGGTAAGCTGCCCTGACTTCTAACCTGTTCAGTCAATGCAAAGTTACCCCTCCCATGCAAAATGCTGTTACCTGCTGATTAAGGACCATGTGAACTCCATGGGGCTTGATATCCCCTGTGGCATCTCCCATAAATTCCAAGATGTCATCAATGCCAGCAGTGTAAGGGAGACCCCTGAGCCGCACGCAGTCGCGGACGCTGCCCGTGGCGATGGTGTACGGTGGGGGTATGACTGGAATGATGGGAGTTGGAAGGGTTGGAATGAGAGGTGTTGACATGTATCGATTAAGTACCTGTTggcaaaaaccccacagcaatGCAGATTTACAATCATGTCTGAGCATAGAGCAGTTCTCACAATACTATTTCCAACATCAGAGAAAAATCCCTTCTTACACCAAGCTATTGCAGTTATTTTCCTGTTGGGCATTTGAAAGTTTTAAACTcagaaaaggagaggggaaggctAACAAATTCAATTTGCCAGACCCAAATAACAGACTTTTCTCATGTCAATATTAAAAGCCAATTACCGTTTATAGTATCTCAAAAAGGAACATCTGAAATCACATCTGTGCTAATAAACCAGTATTGCCACATACAGTTCTTAGTTAAATCAGGGcaaattaaaagaacagagacCTGAAATAGCTAGTAAGGAAAAGCActaattctgttttattctaAGACCTGATTGGTTAAATGAGGGTGCTTATTTGTTTAACCCCAAGTACAgattttctgagggaaaaataaaaattttattataaaaatatattcttatcTTAAAGATAAGAATATATTAAAGATAAGACTTTGATCTCAACATTTTCTCTTGACACATTTCCAAATGACAAAGGGAACACAGGGCGCATGTAGGGGCTTACTGCTGCAAACCATTTTTAGTGATCATTATCACAAATAAACACATTCTACTGAAAGAGATACTAAGAAACAGGTCACAAAGCTTTAGTTTTGTTAAAAGTGATTCGGCTTAGGGAGTTTGTTTCAAGAATCTCCTTGTAATGCATTTCAGGACAGAAATCTCTCTCAGTCGTGTGGAGAATATTACAATTACTTTGTACTAACACGAAACAGATGAGAGCTGGCTTTACTTCTTGTAATTACTCAAACAAGTAGCCTGTAATCTCCTAAGGAATTATCTCTTCCAAACTTATCTAAAAGTTTGGGTGTCAGCCTGGACAGCTGTCATAGAGTAAGAAGCACATACACATAGGTAGAATATAAGTTATATCCAGGTCTCCCTAAAAAAAGTGGAAGGAGAGACTTGGTTGCTGTGACAGAGTGATTTTGCTCCTTAGAGGATtttgcttccttctctctcagGAGGGAAGttgagggggagagggaaatgaCACTGCCCAATCTTCACAGCGCACAGATTCTTGGCTGTGGTAATGTCCATATCACGGTAGTAGCAATGATCTACAAGTGTGGATATTCTTTCCCTTGCCCCATTCCTTCTACAGAAAGATTTCACCTGTCACATAAGTTGCACAGTAACTGTATTACACTTTTATAGCCAGTGGTTATGTTAAGACCAGACCAAATCTAATAGTGGTTCCTTCTGGAGCCACCAGTCTAGAAATATTCTGTGTcagcaagaaaaatacaatACGTGATGTTTTTCATAGGGACAAGCTGCTgatgacaaaataaaatgcttctaCCAGTTTAAGAAGGTAATCATAGGAACTGGTGAAGGATAGGcaaaaaccagaatattttacctcaggaaaaaaaaaaaatcccttcctttcaccaaaaaaatcagataCATCCTCTTGATTCTTACTTTCCAAGAAAGCAGTTGCCCATTTCATGCCTCTAGATTTGGATTTAATATTAGAAATTCTGTACATGGAGACATGGAGACTAGCATTTAAAGGCAATACTGCAGATTCTCAAGAAGCATTACTACAATAATATCAATGTACtatattttttagaattatttttgtgatttcagTCAGCCtttaaggagaagaaaaacatgcaaTGATTTTCACTTTAGAGTCTGAAggatggtaaaaaaaaaaaaccacccaagcagtggcagcttaaaaaaaactacaaaacaaaCACCCCTCCCCAAACGTAACAAAACCAGTGCTGCACAATTTTTCATGTCCATTAGGAATTATGCATTAACCTTTCTTGACATTTTTCATATAATAAATGTTCATGGTTCTCTACAAGGTATTTGTGTGCAAGCATTAGAAGAAATGTTTCAACTGTTCAGTTTTGAGTCTCACAACCAATAGTTACAACCTGTTGgacttctgctgctgtgctcctgaaGAGTTCAATGTAACGCTTTCCAAgtatttctttgtgctttttaagTGCATTCTGTGCATAttcttcacaggaaaataaCACAAATGCATCTCCTGTGGGCCTGCCATCTGGGTACTTGACAAAGAGAAgtccctctttccctcctgtGACTGGGCACTCCGGccccaggaaccccaaaacATCTTCCTGGGTAGCAGTGAATGGAAGGCCTCTCATCCTGATGATAACTTGATTTTCCTTGGATAAGAACTGGGCCACTTCATTGGAGGTGCCTGGCAGAGAGATAACAGCACGTGGTATCAGCCAGGAGCGTATGGTCAGTGCTGGGCACCCAGTGCcaggggatgcagcagcagggaagcacTAAGGAAGAATGCAGCCAGCAACAAACCCAGACAAGACCCAAAACACTACTAACTCTCAGCAATCTGTTTtgatctgtttgtttttttaaacctctTTATCTACAAGTGCttcatattttaatgaaatcagAGCAAAGATGAGATTAGTGTGAATTAATACAAGATACACAGATGCTTCCACTGCAAAAGCTGgtcttctgcccaaggagagaAGTCTGAACATAACAGCTCAAATGCTCACAGCTCAATTTCAACAACTTGACAGGGTCAAACATTCTTGGAAGGCAAAACAGGAAAAGCTACTTTATTATCCATTTGCATCTtcagtcaaggaaaaaaaaataacttgaaCAACATTCCTATGAACTGAAGTAATCACATTGAATTCCAGCATCACTTACCtcctgcaatttttaaaaattcttcccCAGTTGCTTTGTAAACcttgaaagaaagaacaaaaaaatccacatgaAAATCACAATGTTCAGCTTTAAACCATACACACACTTTCACAAGCAAGAGAATTGTGTTTTGGTACTCTGAGCAAAACAGAAGTGCAGTTTGGTTTTAAATGAGAACACAGCCTAAAATATTCAGGTTTCTCTCCAAAGATTTCTTTCAAGTCACAACTTTTTACCTCAATGTATCTGCTACCCATGTGATGCTTGTGCCTTTCCAGGGCAAGGTCTCTCTGTTCAGAATTGACAAACCGAACCAAAGCCTCCCCGTTTCTTCTTCCTTGGGAATTCAGACAAAGAGCCACACCACCTCTGGAAGGTAAAGCCAACAAATATAAGCTTAGTCTGAATCTTTAATACATTCAATAAATAATTGTGAGAGAATAGTAAAGGAATCAGACTTAAACATTAAGATTACAGATTGGAAAAGAAATTGCCACTatccaaaatttaatttttgttgtaaCACAATTATACTTTAAAATCTGCTTCATTGAGATCATGGATCTCATGTTGTTCACCACTTTCTCAACTCCCATAGAGTTGCAAATTTGTCCTTCCTAGTATCTCAGAGATGCACATTTGAACTTCCCCACCactctaaataaaaaaaaaatattttctcagtgttGGAGACCTGGAATATATATGAAGTGACAGGTATGCTAAATAACCTCACTAACCTCACTTTCtccatatatatgtatacacataaATCATATGAAAATTTACTCCAAACAGCACATAGAAGTTTCTGAGTGTGGCCTGTTTAGGCGGTATAGAAGAACAACAAGTTGGaataaaattaaagcttttttcaTGTCTTGGCCTTTGCTTTGATTAATGCAGTAGGAGTTTCTCCCTTTTGACACTAGCAATAAATGAATGTATATTGGTTTTCAATTGATAagtctcttttcttcttcacacaTTTCAAAACTTTTTCTTGCACCCCTAAGGTTGGTAAACCTGTTCAGCTGTCGTGGCCACAGCGTGGGAAGGGGTCAAGTGGGGAAAGACTGAAGGACTCcagtggggacagtgggggaTGTGTATAGAGCAAATATTAAAGGAGTTTTCTACTAAAGGCAAAGTGATAAAAAGCAAGGCAAATTCTCCTTATCTTACTTGGCAATGTTGAGTCCTTTGAAAAATCGAGCGATATCCTGGTCTGAAGACTGCCATGGCAAACCTCTGGCACGTATTACTGTCTCACTGTCCACAGTTTCAGATTTACTactgcacagaaacaaaaaagaaaacaaagtaagCTTTTACCCGGGTTTTCCAATATTTTATCAAACTTCAGATTACAACTAACTGAATTGTAAATTTGGAGCATATTTTCTGTTGATACTCTCCTATCTCCATTATTCCTTTCAATAAAGAATGGGAAGATAACTTGGATAATTCCTTTATATCTACAACACTGTAGTTGCACAATGTTGTCACCGTGTTGCAattccttaaataaaaaaataggaaaactgCCTCAACATAAAGTAATGTggaactgaattaattttatttgaaagatcTAGCAATCCAAGCAACACAAATTACTTATGCCTAAGATATTTCAGTCTGGTCactgaaatgtatttgtaaaaaatGAGCCATTCTGTTCCTTTGTCCCTAAACCAAATACCCagttcagcacagaaaaccacTTTGGGAAGCaccacacagctcagctcatGCAGGGTGCCCTGGCCATCAGTCAGCCCTGTTGATATAGGGAAAGTtgacaaatatttcttcacCCTGGGCAAGATAAGCCAGCCTCGCTGCCATGCAAAACAGAGGCAAGAGAACAAAGAGCATTTAACTTGCAGTGACTTTAAAGAGATGGATTAAAGTACAGCATTCATCATGCCAGCCACAGTCTGGCTGCACTGCAGTGCACGCTGAGTACACTGGGCTGTTCTCAGGAGCCAGCCTGCTTTCACATGACCGTGCGGAAATATTCACAAGCTTTCCTTGCCATACACAAGACTCATCTTTGTTTGTAAACAACCGTGACAAGGGCACTTACCAAGGACCTGTTTCATACTTGTGTTTCACAGTTTCAGGCTCAGCAAATATGTGATCTGTGACAAAACAGGAAGTTTAAATATAACGAGAGTCAGAGATTACTTAAGAATGACAGCGCCACGGCCaattctttcagaaaagaaggATTTCAGCATTCAGTATAAATAGTTAACTTACTACAACCTTCTGAAAGCATGCTGAAAATGATAGCCACCATGGTCTTCACTTGCCACACGCCAAAGTCCTCCTCTGCTTCATCTGTCCCTAGGCCTAGATCTAAACAGGTGATTATAGAAAATAACAGACTTGCACAATCCTTTGTAAACAAGTCATAAGGCTTTCCTGCTATTAGCACAGAACTACTAATCAAATGTATTGGTCTTAGAGGGAAAAGGTGACTATTAGACATGTTACACTGCTCATAAACTGGTTTATATTCACTTCAACAGATACcagtttgaaaaatattgaCAGCTTACATAATTGCAGTGTTAACAgtccaaaaaaggaaaagctgagtaAATTCCTATCTCTTTAAACATAACTGAACTTCAATCCCATTCAGATGGGCCCCAACAATGCCTCTAATTTGAACTGAGATGTAGAgtattgtttgggttttgcttttgctttattttaaacttaGTGTAGTCAGGATCATTATCTGCGAACAGTGGAAACCTGTAGGCCATCTGGTGCTGAAAAAGCCCACTGacagctcagcttttcctttaagATCAAGTACCAAT from Motacilla alba alba isolate MOTALB_02 chromosome 11, Motacilla_alba_V1.0_pri, whole genome shotgun sequence includes:
- the ESRP2 gene encoding epithelial splicing regulatory protein 2 isoform X5 — encoded protein: MTASHSDSLVVLFGATAGAYGAKLGSDERELILLVWQVVDLQNKKVGTLHKSLVKADNLDLSDQCREVSGLTPEGLGKAEPLDRVLQQFSQLVSSDLKVLGRSSYTLCSDGQLLIRQVLHPETSKKNFLLSDCFYSFYDLRKEFHTCYPSSAAVKDQTIKSMAEYLGLGTDEAEEDFGVWQVKTMVAIIFSMLSEGCNHIFAEPETVKHKYETGPCSKSETVDSETVIRARGLPWQSSDQDIARFFKGLNIAKGGVALCLNSQGRRNGEALVRFVNSEQRDLALERHKHHMGSRYIEVYKATGEEFLKIAGGTSNEVAQFLSKENQVIIRMRGLPFTATQEDVLGFLGPECPVTGGKEGLLFVKYPDGRPTGDAFVLFSCEEYAQNALKKHKEILGKRYIELFRSTAAEVQQVLNRYMSTPLIPTLPTPIIPVIPPPYTIATGSVRDCVRLRGLPYTAGIDDILEFMGDATGDIKPHGVHMVLNQQGRPSGDAFIQMKSADKAFMVAQKCHKKMMKDRYVEVFQCSGEEMNFVLMGGTLNRSGLSPPPCKLPCLSPPAYAAFQTAAVIPAEAAALYQPQALLPSTRTPQASAAAPPTVTYYPAQAAQLYMNYTAYYPSPPVSPTTVGYIAAPPGAVAAAATATHTPILPQPGALVRMQGLPYNTGMKEILSFFQGYQLQADSILMLYNFSGQPSGEALVTFPSLDLAKQAVAERSGQLLGSRCVQLYLV
- the ESRP2 gene encoding epithelial splicing regulatory protein 2 isoform X3 gives rise to the protein MTASHSDSLVVLFGATAGAYGAKLGSDERELILLVWQVVDLQNKKVGTLHKSLVKADNLDLSDQCREVSGLTPEGLGKAEPLDRVLQQFSQLVSSDLKVLGRSSYTLCSDGQLLIRQVLHPETSKKNFLLSDCFYSFYDLRKEFHTCYPSSAAVKDQTIKSMAEYLGLGTDEAEEDFGVWQVKTMVAIIFSMLSEGCNHIFAEPETVKHKYETGPCSKSETVDSETVIRARGLPWQSSDQDIARFFKGLNIAKGGVALCLNSQGRRNGEALVRFVNSEQRDLALERHKHHMGSRYIEVYKATGEEFLKIAGGTSNEVAQFLSKENQVIIRMRGLPFTATQEDVLGFLGPECPVTGGKEGLLFVKYPDGRPTGDAFVLFSCEEYAQNALKKHKEILGKRYIELFRSTAAEVQQVLNRYMSTPLIPTLPTPIIPVIPPPYTIATGSVRDCVRLRGLPYTAGIDDILEFMGDATGDIKPHGVHMVLNQQGRPSGDAFIQMKSADKAFMVAQKCHKKMMKDRYVEVFQCSGEEMNFVLMGGTLNRSGLSPPPCLSPPAYAAFQTAAVIPAEAAALYQPQALLPSTRTPQASAAAPPTVTYYPAQAAQLYMNYTAYYPSPPVSPTTVGYIAAPPGAVAAAATATHTPILPQPGALVRMQGLPYNTGMKEILSFFQGYQYAPDDYNGLIQLSDQARSVLQAPKEWVCL
- the ESRP2 gene encoding epithelial splicing regulatory protein 2 isoform X1: MTASHSDSLVVLFGATAGAYGAKLGSDERELILLVWQVVDLQNKKVGTLHKSLVKADNLDLSDQCREVSGLTPEGLGKAEPLDRVLQQFSQLVSSDLKVLGRSSYTLCSDGQLLIRQVLHPETSKKNFLLSDCFYSFYDLRKEFHTCYPSSAAVKDQTIKSMAEYLGLGTDEAEEDFGVWQVKTMVAIIFSMLSEGCNHIFAEPETVKHKYETGPCSKSETVDSETVIRARGLPWQSSDQDIARFFKGLNIAKGGVALCLNSQGRRNGEALVRFVNSEQRDLALERHKHHMGSRYIEVYKATGEEFLKIAGGTSNEVAQFLSKENQVIIRMRGLPFTATQEDVLGFLGPECPVTGGKEGLLFVKYPDGRPTGDAFVLFSCEEYAQNALKKHKEILGKRYIELFRSTAAEVQQVLNRYMSTPLIPTLPTPIIPVIPPPYTIATGSVRDCVRLRGLPYTAGIDDILEFMGDATGDIKPHGVHMVLNQQGRPSGDAFIQMKSADKAFMVAQKCHKKMMKDRYVEVFQCSGEEMNFVLMGGTLNRSGLSPPPCKLPCLSPPAYAAFQTAAVIPAEAAALYQPQALLPSTRTPQASAAAPPTVTYYPAQAAQLYMNYTAYYPSPPVSPTTVGYIAAPPGAVAAAATATHTPILPQPGALVRMQGLPYNTGMKEILSFFQGYQYAPDDYNGLIQLSDQARSVLQAPKEWVCL
- the ESRP2 gene encoding epithelial splicing regulatory protein 2 isoform X4 gives rise to the protein MTASHSDSLVVLFGATAGAYGAKLGSDERELILLVWQVVDLQNKKVGTLHKSLVKADNLDLSDQCREVSGLTPEGLGKAEPLDRVLQQFSQLVSSDLKVLGRSSYTLCSDGQLLIRQVLHPETSKKNFLLSDCFYSFYDLRKEFHTCYPSSAAVKDQTIKSMAEYLGLGTDEAEEDFGVWQVKTMVAIIFSMLSEGCNHIFAEPETVKHKYETGPCSKSETVDSETVIRARGLPWQSSDQDIARFFKGLNIAKGGVALCLNSQGRRNGEALVRFVNSEQRDLALERHKHHMGSRYIEVYKATGEEFLKIAGGTSNEVAQFLSKENQVIIRMRGLPFTATQEDVLGFLGPECPVTGGKEGLLFVKYPDGRPTGDAFVLFSCEEYAQNALKKHKEILGKRYIELFRSTAAEVQQVLNRYMSTPLIPTLPTPIIPVIPPPYTIATGSVRDCVRLRGLPYTAGIDDILEFMGDATGDIKPHGVHMVLNQQGRPSGDAFIQMKSADKAFMVAQKCHKKMMKDRYVEVFQCSGEEMNFVLMGGTLNRSGLSPPPCKLPCLSPPAYAAFQTAAVIPAEAAALYQPQALLPSTRTPQASAAAPPTVTYYPAQAAQLYMNYTAYYPSPPVSPTTVGYIAAPPGAVAAAATATHTPILPQPGALVRMQGLPYNTGMKEILSFFQGYQDLLHDASARS
- the ESRP2 gene encoding epithelial splicing regulatory protein 2 isoform X2, whose amino-acid sequence is MTASHSDSLVVLFGATAGAYGAKLGSDERELILLVWQVVDLQNKKVGTLHKSLVKADNLDLSDQCREVSGLTPEGLGKAEPLDRVLQQFSQLVSSDLKVLGRSSYTLCSDGQLLIRQVLHPETSKKNFLLSDCFYSFYDLRKEFHTCYPSSAAVKDQTIKSMAEYLGLGTDEAEEDFGVWQVKTMVAIIFSMLSEDHIFAEPETVKHKYETGPCSKSETVDSETVIRARGLPWQSSDQDIARFFKGLNIAKGGVALCLNSQGRRNGEALVRFVNSEQRDLALERHKHHMGSRYIEVYKATGEEFLKIAGGTSNEVAQFLSKENQVIIRMRGLPFTATQEDVLGFLGPECPVTGGKEGLLFVKYPDGRPTGDAFVLFSCEEYAQNALKKHKEILGKRYIELFRSTAAEVQQVLNRYMSTPLIPTLPTPIIPVIPPPYTIATGSVRDCVRLRGLPYTAGIDDILEFMGDATGDIKPHGVHMVLNQQGRPSGDAFIQMKSADKAFMVAQKCHKKMMKDRYVEVFQCSGEEMNFVLMGGTLNRSGLSPPPCKLPCLSPPAYAAFQTAAVIPAEAAALYQPQALLPSTRTPQASAAAPPTVTYYPAQAAQLYMNYTAYYPSPPVSPTTVGYIAAPPGAVAAAATATHTPILPQPGALVRMQGLPYNTGMKEILSFFQGYQYAPDDYNGLIQLSDQARSVLQAPKEWVCL